The Streptobacillus canis genome contains a region encoding:
- a CDS encoding Mu transposase domain-containing protein — KVDNSSLITYHKKKYSVPSKYIGKIIDVQQIDDILYMYCSTNLITIHHISENNINYYEAHYKELMKTTLKFNDNKIEEITKNNLAMIGVTWKKQHTKD, encoded by the coding sequence TAAAAGTTGATAATTCATCTTTAATAACTTACCATAAAAAGAAATATTCAGTACCATCTAAATATATAGGTAAAATTATTGATGTGCAACAAATAGATGATATATTATACATGTATTGTAGCACAAATTTAATAACAATTCATCATATTTCTGAAAATAACATAAATTACTATGAAGCACATTACAAAGAATTGATGAAAACAACACTTAAATTCAATGATAATAAAATAGAAGAAATAACAAAAAATAATTTAGCTATGATAGGAGTGACATGGAAAAAACAACATACCAAAGATTAA